Proteins found in one Phocoena sinus isolate mPhoSin1 chromosome 19, mPhoSin1.pri, whole genome shotgun sequence genomic segment:
- the LOC116744541 gene encoding histone H4-like, producing the protein MSGRGKGGKGLGKGVGGAKHHRKVLRENIQGITKPAIHRVARCGGVKRISGLIYEETRGVLKVFLENVIRDAVTYTEHAKRKTVTAMDMVYALKRLGRTLHGCGG; encoded by the coding sequence ATGTCTGGCCGAGGCAAGGGTGGAAAGGGTCTGGGGAAGGGGGTAGGGGGCGCCAAGCATCATCGTAAAGTTCTCCGTGAGAACATCCAGGGCATCACCAAACCTGCTATCCACCGCGTCGCCCGGTGTGGTGGTGTGAAGCGGATTTCTGGTCTTATCTACGAGGAGACCCGCGGGGTGCTGAAGGTGTTCTTGGAGAATGTGATCCGCGACGCTGTCACCTACACCGAGCACGCCAAGCGCAAGACTGTCACCGCCATGGACATGGTTTACGCGCTCAAACGCCTGGGACGCACTCTGCACGGTTGCGGCGGCTAA